The following coding sequences lie in one Rutidosis leptorrhynchoides isolate AG116_Rl617_1_P2 chromosome 6, CSIRO_AGI_Rlap_v1, whole genome shotgun sequence genomic window:
- the LOC139854513 gene encoding uncharacterized protein translates to MGDSTSATQINKLDFSDPFYLHANDASGTPITTVKLKGTENYNIWRRSMLLALSTNNKIRFIKGTVVRSETYDVVASQWDRCNSVVLSWILRSVTEDLYSGQIFSTNASNINTLKQNDSALSEYYHKLNTMWKQYDAMVSPPMCTCNIAACACAATTHKRTIKR, encoded by the exons ATGGGTGATAGTACTTCTGCTACACAGATTAATAAGTTGGATTTCAGTGATCCATTTTATCTTCATGCTAATGATGCATCTGGTACACCTATTACAACTGTAAAACTAAAAGGAACAGAAAATTATAATATCTGGAGGAGGTCAATGTTATTGGCCTTATCAACAAATAATAAAATTAGATTTATAAAGGGAACTGTTGTAAGAAGTGAAACATATGATGTTGTTGCATCGCAGTGGGATAGATGCAACTCTGTTGTGCTATCCTGGATTCTTAGGTCTGTTACAGAAGATCTTTATTCTGGACAGATTTTTTCTACTAATGCTTCAAAT ATTAATactcttaaacaaaatgatagcgCACTTTCTGAATACTACCATAAGCTTAATACAATGTGGAAACAATATGATGCTATGGTGTCCCCACCTATGTGTACTTGTAATATTGCAGCCTGCGCTTGTGCAGCTACTACTCACAAAAGGACCATCAAAAGATAA